The Spartobacteria bacterium genome segment GTTGCCCACCGGATACAAAGCGGTGTCGCCTCGCGGGTACACTCGTTGCCACCGCACTCCAAGGTTTAGAAATCATTCGATATACCCCGTTTCTGCGGCAATAGTAACTGTTCGAGTTGAGCCGCCTGAATCCGTCAGTGTGATCGATTTGGCACTGTCAGGGGCACCCCAGACATCAAAACTCACGGTTCCCGATGTCAACGTCACACCTGAAGGTGCACCCACCATAAATCCATTGGGCAAAGTAACGGCCACCCCGTTGCGGATAAAGGAATTTGTCGCTCCGTAATTCATACTCCAGCTATTCGTAGAGGACATGGCGCGACTGCGAACATAAGACAAGGTTTGAATCAATTTGTCGCGAGCACTGATCAAATCACTCTCAGTATTGGCAAGCTTGGAAACCGCTACCGTTGTAATGATAGACACCAGCATGAGAATCACAATGAATTCGATCATTGTGAAGCCACAACGCCGATCCTTACATTTCATTTGGATGCTAAAAATGTTCATTACTCATTTACCGTTGGCATAGTCCATCGGTCTAACTGCTCCTCCTTGAGCCAGACATTTTTCCCGGTTCCACCCTTCTTCAACTTTAACACCGCCAGATCTATATAGGTATTCCCATCTCCCCAACGAGGTGTAACCACAACATCCCCAAAATAAACCAATGTGCTATAACCCCACACCTGGCTTTCATCCCCTCCCATAAGACCATGAAAAGCTTCCTTGGCCACATCCAAAATCACCGGTGCCTCACCCTCTTCTATGAACAACTTTGTATACGCCATAGATAAGGCCCCCTTAGCAGACGTCATCCCCGCTTGAGCCACTTTATTCCGGCCCGACTCCACAATATCAAAATACGTTGGCACCGCAACCGCCGCCAAAATCGCGATCAATAAGATGACCGCCAATATCTCTACCATTGTGAATCCATTATGATGGTTTGTCATGGAAGATCCCTGTAATGATTGATTCGACCATCAAAAAATGAAAAGTAGCGCAGCATAAATGCCACGCTACCGTGTAAATTATATTTTGTTAACAGCTAACGCC includes the following:
- a CDS encoding type II secretion system protein, translating into MNIFSIQMKCKDRRCGFTMIEFIVILMLVSIITTVAVSKLANTESDLISARDKLIQTLSYVRSRAMSSTNSWSMNYGATNSFIRNGVAVTLPNGFMVGAPSGVTLTSGTVSFDVWGAPDSAKSITLTDSGGSTRTVTIAAETGYIE
- a CDS encoding type II secretion system protein, with amino-acid sequence MTNHHNGFTMVEILAVILLIAILAAVAVPTYFDIVESGRNKVAQAGMTSAKGALSMAYTKLFIEEGEAPVILDVAKEAFHGLMGGDESQVWGYSTLVYFGDVVVTPRWGDGNTYIDLAVLKLKKGGTGKNVWLKEEQLDRWTMPTVNE